A genome region from Halorussus pelagicus includes the following:
- a CDS encoding NosD domain-containing protein, with amino-acid sequence MNPKPLLAVLFAFLLVSSASFAFDAGARPEPVPFDETIDMGMTAAATVEARERGIEIPRAEVFYSQYRYVVGYHGVSSLADELGRDGHARQFGSPMAVYVTDYANAKPTVGNDGLVRVSDAPSTHVDWVAADDASFVVGSRARTPSGEAVVPFSSRSAAESFAEEYGGKILDWDAVRATDFGTGTATRESFRESVRERHRWADERVGAADTLLDRPVSVVVGEDAPTVAKAVEAAPSNTTVRVPAGTYDANVTIDKPLTLRGAGNATHFRGDGNGTVVTATADEVAVADLRISGVGGTLSAENVSTDRASEWDYQVQLGYGYGDAGVALDSANESLVRNVSVETPANGVVVRWSPDAVVENVTVNGTDEWREGFMGVMVMRSQVVVQDSTLVGGRDGVYAHLGDGLVVRNNRIVGNDGMRFGVHEMYTSDALVANNTVTGADMGVVVMTRPTGNLIVGNEVRDSYSGVNVGGRASYVAENVVVNNHFGLEAPSKSSVYERNVVVGNEVGFRTPSLAPTNRVTANDFAGNDEYVSGALGPLRVWTAEGRGNYWAGAPGADTDGDGVLERSFHPSGPVDSRVDDATGAKTLAESPALSALRALQGLVPGLRPTGVVDEAPLAEPVRPGALAEAVDATGVNAPDETNANATDEIDANATDAGASVAFADAAAEHGVRGEP; translated from the coding sequence ATGAATCCGAAACCACTCCTCGCGGTTCTGTTCGCCTTTCTGCTCGTAAGTAGCGCCTCGTTCGCGTTCGACGCTGGCGCTCGCCCGGAGCCGGTTCCGTTCGACGAAACCATCGACATGGGAATGACGGCCGCCGCGACCGTCGAGGCCCGAGAGCGCGGTATCGAGATTCCGCGGGCCGAAGTGTTCTACTCTCAGTATCGCTACGTCGTCGGCTATCACGGCGTCTCCTCGCTGGCCGACGAACTCGGCCGCGACGGCCACGCCCGGCAGTTCGGTTCCCCGATGGCCGTGTACGTGACCGACTACGCGAACGCGAAACCGACCGTCGGGAACGACGGACTCGTCCGGGTTTCCGACGCCCCCTCGACCCACGTCGATTGGGTGGCCGCGGACGACGCCTCCTTCGTCGTCGGCAGTCGAGCGCGAACGCCGTCGGGCGAGGCGGTCGTCCCGTTCTCCTCGCGGTCGGCCGCCGAATCGTTCGCCGAGGAGTACGGCGGCAAAATTCTCGACTGGGACGCCGTTCGCGCGACCGATTTCGGCACCGGGACCGCGACCCGCGAGTCGTTCCGGGAGTCGGTCCGCGAGCGCCACCGATGGGCCGACGAGCGCGTCGGAGCGGCCGACACGCTGCTCGACCGGCCGGTCTCGGTCGTGGTCGGCGAGGACGCTCCTACCGTCGCCAAAGCCGTCGAAGCGGCCCCGTCCAACACCACGGTCCGCGTCCCCGCGGGCACCTACGACGCGAACGTGACCATCGACAAGCCCCTGACGCTCCGCGGTGCCGGAAACGCGACCCACTTCCGGGGCGACGGCAACGGAACCGTCGTGACCGCGACGGCCGACGAGGTTGCGGTCGCCGACCTCCGAATTTCGGGCGTCGGCGGGACGCTCTCGGCCGAAAACGTCTCGACTGACCGGGCCAGCGAGTGGGACTATCAGGTTCAACTCGGGTACGGATACGGCGACGCAGGGGTGGCGCTCGACTCCGCGAACGAGTCGCTGGTCCGAAACGTCTCGGTCGAGACTCCGGCGAACGGCGTCGTCGTCCGCTGGAGTCCGGACGCGGTCGTCGAGAACGTGACCGTGAATGGGACCGACGAGTGGCGCGAGGGCTTCATGGGCGTCATGGTGATGCGCTCGCAGGTCGTCGTGCAGGACTCGACGCTCGTCGGCGGACGAGACGGCGTTTACGCCCACCTCGGCGACGGACTGGTCGTCCGAAACAACCGAATCGTCGGCAACGATGGGATGCGCTTTGGCGTCCACGAGATGTACACCTCGGACGCGCTCGTAGCGAACAACACCGTCACTGGCGCTGATATGGGCGTCGTCGTGATGACGCGCCCGACGGGGAATCTCATCGTCGGCAACGAGGTCCGGGACAGTTACTCGGGCGTCAACGTCGGCGGCCGGGCGTCCTACGTCGCAGAGAACGTGGTCGTGAACAACCACTTCGGTCTCGAAGCGCCCTCGAAGAGTTCCGTCTACGAGCGCAACGTCGTCGTCGGCAACGAGGTCGGCTTCCGGACACCGTCGCTCGCCCCGACGAACCGGGTCACGGCCAACGACTTCGCAGGCAACGACGAGTACGTCTCGGGGGCGCTCGGTCCGCTTCGAGTCTGGACCGCCGAGGGCAGGGGCAATTACTGGGCGGGCGCACCCGGCGCGGATACAGACGGCGACGGCGTGCTGGAGCGGTCGTTCCACCCGAGCGGCCCGGTCGATAGCCGCGTGGACGACGCCACCGGCGCGAAGACGCTGGCGGAGTCGCCAGCGCTCTCGGCGCTCCGGGCGCTACAGGGTCTCGTGCCGGGACTCCGGCCGACGGGCGTCGTGGACGAGGCACCGCTCGCAGAGCCGGTTCGCCCCGGCGCGCTCGCCGAGGCGGTGGACGCAACGGGTGTGAACGCGCCCGACGAGACAAATGCGAACGCGACCGACGAGATAGATGCGAACGCGACCGACGCCGGGGCGTCGGTCGCGTTCGCGGACGCCGCCGCGGAACACGGAGTCAGAGGTGAGCCATGA
- a CDS encoding sporulation protein has translation MKNVLASIGVGNANVDTVLSSTTVTPGETVNAEVHIDGGSAEQEIGAIRFEIETQYATEEGYEETDVDRFTLTEDLTIEPGQEETRSVEIDVPYGAPVTLGNVDVWVETELDIDWAVDPEDKDYLDVQPTPRLQAVFDAMDELGFSFRTAECEADPYDRYGSGQRFIQEFEFTPQAGPFRGDLDEVELVARESADELTLFVEIDRRGGLLSEMADTDESKTSLTIRDADAATIREDLQRVLEKHA, from the coding sequence ATGAAGAACGTTCTCGCTAGCATCGGCGTCGGCAACGCGAATGTCGATACCGTTCTGTCCTCCACGACCGTCACGCCCGGTGAAACCGTCAACGCGGAAGTACACATCGACGGCGGGTCCGCCGAGCAGGAAATCGGCGCGATTCGGTTCGAAATCGAGACCCAGTACGCCACCGAGGAGGGGTACGAGGAGACCGACGTAGACCGGTTCACCCTGACCGAAGACCTGACCATCGAACCCGGTCAGGAGGAGACTCGGTCGGTCGAAATCGACGTTCCCTACGGAGCGCCCGTCACGCTCGGGAACGTGGACGTGTGGGTCGAGACCGAACTCGACATTGACTGGGCGGTTGATCCCGAAGACAAAGACTACCTCGACGTGCAGCCGACCCCACGCTTGCAGGCGGTTTTCGACGCGATGGACGAGTTAGGTTTCTCGTTCCGGACCGCCGAGTGCGAGGCCGACCCCTACGACCGCTACGGGTCGGGCCAGCGATTTATCCAGGAGTTCGAGTTCACGCCCCAAGCCGGGCCGTTCCGCGGCGACTTGGACGAGGTGGAACTCGTCGCGCGCGAGTCCGCCGACGAACTCACCCTGTTCGTGGAAATCGACCGCCGGGGCGGCCTCCTGAGCGAGATGGCCGACACCGACGAGTCGAAGACGAGTCTGACGATTCGGGACGCCGACGCGGCGACGATTCGTGAGGACCTACAGCGCGTGCTAGAGAAACACGCCTGA
- a CDS encoding CHAT domain-containing protein, whose amino-acid sequence MKPRFDTLDEGVGFEVVDPIETRRFTFSTPDPVELLPADPDSFRFPVSSACRVETSELSLPYPVLMYVRNAEGELLSDLTHDASAEFPPDRYRIELNTPVKLYIEVDAGIRIDSDTDSMRIEFDRETTVSVGARSFHKSPAATVTTTDDPRDVMRAVSTLGSALKTTTCERSWPTLRGYPPRIERGDELDVPDGLDVPDTGVTVEVPPEYDAIYSAAPLTYYFGGDLVAGETPRLTVGGFERRFDDGDGFEDDVVRTLKQAFFLDCITRTEGYYPIELADRNELESLVDLDFAALYDAPLDEQLSAYFSVPYSTVAEAMPSWHRVTYVRPDPENVETLPYLVNDLSILRSPPRPTYDETDEMRETRNAIGDFHRTSPSERTSVRSPTERDTSARRGVPPIDSYVRMPDKDDALEVAWVGDGTPIRGTKVLPEAFECDSVETNDDAIEITVVCNDEQMREEWDAVAEVYGPRETISFDPSVHFDVTTDELRDLLQTRTDLFHYVGHINGQGFECSDGVLDARDLTEVGMRAFLLNACRSHNQGVALVEAGCHGGIVSLGNVGNPAAVELGETLAKLFQAGFSIGSALEITRESTFVATRYIAVGDPGFTLAQSDDFVPLMYLIESDCDGPLSLTGYAYPTRDHSLGSISKTYLDDGPHFLSTGPYHFETTSDRIADLRSDQPYSPLIVDDDLLLVHEWLEEE is encoded by the coding sequence ATGAAACCGAGGTTCGATACGCTTGACGAGGGAGTCGGATTCGAGGTCGTAGACCCCATCGAGACCCGCAGGTTCACCTTTTCGACGCCCGACCCGGTCGAGTTGCTACCCGCCGATCCGGACTCCTTTCGATTTCCCGTCAGCTCTGCCTGTCGCGTCGAGACGAGCGAGTTGTCACTCCCCTACCCCGTCTTGATGTACGTCCGGAACGCCGAGGGCGAACTTCTCTCCGACCTCACTCACGACGCGTCCGCCGAATTTCCACCCGACCGCTACCGAATCGAGTTGAACACGCCGGTCAAACTCTACATCGAAGTCGATGCCGGGATTCGAATCGATTCGGATACCGACTCGATGCGAATCGAATTCGACCGCGAGACCACGGTCTCGGTCGGCGCGCGGTCGTTCCACAAGTCACCGGCGGCGACGGTGACGACGACCGACGACCCCCGCGACGTGATGCGCGCCGTCTCGACGCTCGGGTCGGCGCTCAAGACGACCACTTGCGAGCGGTCGTGGCCGACGCTCCGTGGGTATCCGCCCCGCATCGAGCGCGGCGACGAACTCGACGTGCCGGACGGACTCGACGTGCCGGACACGGGAGTGACAGTCGAGGTACCGCCGGAGTACGACGCCATCTACTCGGCCGCGCCGCTGACCTATTATTTCGGGGGCGACCTCGTGGCTGGCGAGACGCCTCGCCTGACGGTCGGCGGTTTCGAGCGGCGTTTCGACGACGGCGACGGATTCGAGGACGACGTGGTTCGGACGCTGAAGCAGGCGTTCTTCCTCGATTGCATCACTCGGACTGAAGGGTACTACCCCATCGAACTCGCCGACCGAAACGAACTCGAATCGCTGGTGGACCTCGACTTCGCGGCGCTGTACGACGCGCCGCTGGACGAACAACTCTCGGCGTACTTCTCGGTCCCCTACTCGACGGTGGCGGAGGCGATGCCGTCGTGGCACCGCGTCACCTACGTCCGTCCGGACCCGGAGAACGTCGAGACGCTGCCGTATCTGGTCAACGACCTCTCGATTCTCCGGTCTCCGCCCCGCCCGACCTACGACGAGACCGACGAGATGCGCGAGACGCGCAACGCCATCGGGGACTTTCACCGAACCTCGCCGTCCGAGCGGACAAGCGTGAGAAGCCCGACCGAGCGGGACACGTCGGCGCGCCGCGGTGTCCCGCCTATCGACTCGTACGTCCGGATGCCCGACAAAGACGACGCGCTCGAAGTCGCGTGGGTCGGTGACGGAACACCGATTCGCGGGACGAAGGTCCTCCCCGAGGCGTTCGAGTGTGACTCCGTCGAGACGAACGACGACGCCATCGAGATTACGGTCGTCTGCAACGACGAGCAGATGCGCGAGGAGTGGGACGCCGTCGCGGAGGTGTACGGTCCCCGCGAGACCATCTCGTTCGACCCGAGCGTTCACTTCGACGTGACGACCGACGAACTCCGAGACCTGTTGCAGACTCGGACCGACCTCTTTCACTACGTCGGACACATCAACGGCCAAGGGTTCGAGTGTTCGGACGGTGTACTCGACGCGCGCGACCTGACCGAGGTCGGGATGCGTGCGTTTCTGCTCAACGCCTGTCGGTCGCACAATCAGGGCGTCGCGCTGGTTGAGGCCGGGTGTCACGGCGGTATTGTGAGTCTCGGTAACGTCGGAAATCCCGCCGCGGTCGAACTCGGTGAGACGCTGGCGAAACTGTTCCAAGCGGGATTCAGTATCGGAAGTGCGCTCGAAATCACGCGCGAATCCACCTTCGTCGCCACTCGATACATCGCGGTCGGCGACCCCGGATTCACGCTGGCCCAGAGCGACGATTTCGTACCGCTAATGTATTTAATCGAGTCTGACTGTGATGGTCCGCTCTCGCTAACCGGGTATGCGTATCCGACTCGGGATCACAGTCTCGGGAGCATCTCGAAGACGTATCTCGATGACGGGCCTCATTTCCTTTCCACAGGCCCGTATCACTTCGAAACGACGAGCGACCGTATCGCCGACCTTCGCAGTGACCAACCGTACTCGCCACTGATAGTCGATGATGACTTGCTGTTAGTCCACGAGTGGTTGGAAGAAGAATGA
- a CDS encoding ABC transporter ATP-binding protein, giving the protein MTDEHPSAQTDGEPGDASKSRESADTADSRDRAPVLEVEDLGHSFGDVAVFSNLDFALDSGSVTALVGPNGSGKTTLLRALLGLLDPDEGQVSLAAQTTSGRRVGYLPQSPAFRPAFTVEETLQFYADLLDSEVDVSAVLDRVGLGEVLDRRVDALSGGMTRLLGVGQAILGDPALVVLDEPTGDLDPRMTEYVFDVVADLADDGMAVLLATHNLTGAAEADDVLLLDHGDMVAEGSPADLVGRTDADDFRSAFLELTGGELGRREPADDGSSAAPSVGVPNRGVDR; this is encoded by the coding sequence ATGACGGACGAACATCCATCGGCGCAGACCGACGGCGAACCGGGCGACGCGAGCAAATCGCGCGAATCCGCGGATACTGCGGATTCGCGCGACCGAGCGCCGGTCCTCGAAGTCGAGGACCTTGGCCACTCGTTTGGCGACGTGGCGGTCTTCTCGAACCTCGACTTCGCGCTCGATTCCGGGAGCGTCACCGCGCTGGTCGGCCCGAACGGTTCGGGAAAGACGACGCTCCTCCGGGCGCTCCTCGGCCTGCTGGACCCCGACGAGGGGCAGGTGTCGCTCGCGGCGCAAACGACTTCCGGCCGCCGAGTCGGCTACCTCCCGCAGAGTCCGGCTTTCCGGCCCGCGTTTACCGTCGAGGAGACGTTGCAGTTCTACGCCGACCTGCTCGACTCGGAGGTGGACGTGTCGGCCGTCCTCGACCGGGTGGGTCTGGGCGAGGTCCTCGACCGCCGGGTTGACGCCCTCTCCGGTGGAATGACCCGACTCCTCGGGGTCGGGCAGGCAATCTTGGGCGACCCCGCGCTGGTCGTGCTGGACGAACCGACCGGCGACTTGGACCCGCGGATGACCGAGTACGTCTTCGACGTGGTGGCTGACCTCGCCGACGACGGGATGGCGGTCCTGCTGGCGACCCACAACCTGACGGGGGCCGCCGAGGCCGACGACGTGCTCCTACTGGACCACGGCGACATGGTGGCGGAGGGGTCGCCCGCCGACCTTGTCGGCCGGACCGACGCCGACGACTTCCGGAGCGCGTTCCTCGAACTCACGGGCGGGGAACTCGGCCGCCGCGAACCCGCGGACGACGGGTCCTCGGCCGCACCGTCCGTCGGCGTCCCCAATCGGGGTGTGGACCGATGA
- a CDS encoding aldehyde dehydrogenase family protein has protein sequence MTDQTFTIDGDWNGLYLDGEWVKASDGETIAVENPATREQVTEVPAATEEDVDRAYEAAAEAQDSWSERSVDERVSVIEDAIEILDDRRDDILETLAVESGSANAKAFAEWQTAQGMCHHAKGLAGKMDEVETSDSMIPGKENEVQRVPEGVVGIISPWNFPFNLSMRAVAPALATGNAVVLKPASSTPVTGGLILARIFEEAGVPDGVLNVVTGHGSEIGDRVAGHPELDVMAFTGSTEVGKHVAAQAAENLALPAMELGGNNPFVVTEDADVDAAVDSAVFGSFLHQGQICISINRHLVHESLYDEYVEQLAERAAQLPIGDPRERENVVGPVIDEGQRDQILDYVEQTVEQGATLETGGDHDDLFVEPTVLSDATNDMAAACNEHFGPVAPVIPFSDEDEAIEMANDTEHGLAAAIHGGDLDHAKSIAEQIDAGMVHVNDQPVNEEPSVPFGGMKASGIGSYDGEEILHELTQTKWISTQTEKRDYPF, from the coding sequence GTGACGGACCAAACGTTCACTATCGACGGTGACTGGAACGGACTGTACCTCGACGGCGAGTGGGTCAAGGCAAGCGACGGCGAGACCATCGCGGTCGAGAATCCGGCGACCCGCGAGCAGGTGACGGAAGTACCGGCCGCCACCGAGGAGGACGTTGACCGGGCCTACGAGGCCGCCGCCGAGGCCCAAGACTCGTGGAGCGAGCGGTCGGTAGACGAGCGCGTGTCCGTAATCGAGGACGCCATCGAGATTCTGGACGACCGACGCGACGACATTCTGGAGACGCTGGCGGTTGAATCCGGCAGCGCCAACGCCAAGGCGTTCGCCGAGTGGCAGACCGCCCAAGGGATGTGTCACCATGCCAAGGGACTCGCCGGAAAGATGGACGAGGTCGAGACCTCCGACTCGATGATTCCCGGCAAGGAAAACGAGGTCCAACGCGTTCCCGAGGGCGTCGTCGGCATCATCTCGCCGTGGAACTTCCCGTTCAATCTCTCGATGCGGGCGGTCGCGCCCGCGCTGGCGACGGGTAACGCGGTCGTTCTCAAGCCCGCCTCCTCGACGCCGGTTACGGGCGGCCTGATCCTCGCGCGCATCTTCGAGGAGGCCGGAGTCCCCGACGGCGTGCTGAACGTCGTGACGGGCCACGGCTCGGAAATCGGCGACCGCGTGGCCGGACACCCGGAACTCGACGTAATGGCGTTCACTGGTTCGACGGAGGTCGGCAAGCACGTCGCGGCCCAAGCCGCCGAGAACCTTGCGCTCCCCGCGATGGAGTTGGGCGGCAACAACCCCTTCGTCGTGACCGAGGACGCGGACGTTGACGCCGCGGTCGATTCGGCCGTCTTCGGGTCGTTCCTCCATCAGGGCCAGATTTGCATCTCCATCAACCGCCATCTGGTTCACGAATCGCTCTACGACGAGTACGTCGAGCAGTTGGCCGAGCGCGCCGCACAACTCCCCATCGGCGACCCCCGCGAGCGCGAGAACGTCGTCGGTCCCGTCATCGACGAGGGCCAGCGCGACCAGATTCTCGACTACGTCGAACAGACCGTCGAGCAAGGCGCGACCCTCGAAACCGGCGGCGACCACGACGACCTCTTCGTGGAGCCGACGGTCCTCTCGGACGCGACCAACGACATGGCCGCGGCCTGCAACGAACACTTCGGCCCGGTCGCGCCCGTGATTCCGTTCTCGGACGAGGACGAGGCCATCGAGATGGCAAACGACACCGAACACGGTCTCGCGGCCGCGATTCACGGCGGCGACCTTGACCACGCCAAATCCATCGCCGAGCAGATCGACGCGGGCATGGTCCACGTCAACGACCAGCCGGTCAACGAGGAGCCGTCGGTTCCGTTCGGCGGCATGAAGGCCTCGGGCATCGGTAGCTACGACGGCGAGGAGATTCTCCACGAACTCACACAGACCAAGTGGATTTCGACGCAGACCGAGAAGCGCGACTATCCGTTCTAG
- a CDS encoding RNA ligase family protein codes for MKQYPAVPRPDEAPPDLFASGHLWLQEQIAGLHLRFRLRESGLLQFGDRTRTFDADEIPLPYGHAVRHVRESLDREALRNSVADPSSVVFFGEATVRRAVEYDWSRTPAVLGFDVWDATEERFLPPDSVERIFDHLGLHAVNTFEKEVRAVDFDPQSYDLPASAWYDGPAAGVVVRNKTGQRATIRRPDARAAGEDADPATAPADELAERYVTRQRVERIAADLDAAGRSTGFDDVFDRLIEAIAREEHQRLFHERASVDLRAFRSAAAERTQELLNG; via the coding sequence ATGAAGCAGTACCCCGCCGTCCCTCGCCCCGACGAGGCACCGCCCGACCTCTTCGCGTCGGGCCACCTCTGGTTGCAGGAACAGATTGCGGGTCTCCACCTCCGGTTCCGCCTGCGAGAGTCCGGCCTCCTCCAGTTTGGCGACCGAACCCGGACGTTCGACGCCGACGAAATCCCCCTGCCGTACGGCCACGCGGTCCGGCACGTCCGCGAATCGCTCGACCGCGAGGCCCTCCGAAACAGCGTCGCGGACCCCTCGTCGGTCGTGTTCTTCGGCGAGGCGACGGTCCGGCGCGCCGTCGAGTACGACTGGTCGCGGACGCCCGCCGTCCTCGGGTTCGACGTGTGGGACGCCACCGAAGAGCGGTTTCTGCCACCCGATTCGGTCGAGCGGATTTTCGACCACCTCGGACTGCACGCCGTCAACACCTTCGAGAAGGAGGTACGTGCGGTCGATTTCGACCCCCAGAGCTACGACCTCCCGGCGTCGGCGTGGTACGACGGACCTGCCGCGGGCGTCGTCGTCCGGAACAAGACCGGCCAGCGCGCGACGATTCGACGGCCGGACGCTCGGGCGGCGGGCGAGGACGCCGACCCCGCGACTGCGCCCGCCGACGAACTCGCCGAGCGGTACGTCACCCGCCAGCGCGTCGAGCGCATCGCGGCCGACCTCGACGCCGCCGGACGCTCGACCGGGTTCGACGACGTTTTCGACCGCCTAATCGAGGCCATCGCCCGCGAGGAACACCAGCGACTGTTCCACGAGCGCGCGTCGGTGGACCTGCGGGCGTTCCGCTCGGCGGCCGCCGAGCGGACGCAGGAATTACTGAATGGGTAG
- a CDS encoding nitrous oxide reductase accessory protein NosL, with amino-acid sequence MCAGDHDDSAAFERDDHRDRHDTDQRRRTILRASALGVTASLAGCLGGLTGDDGEVPAAVSLAGGLDCDVCGMVVEKHPGPSGQIFYDGNDPEGHDNPARFDSLKRCFFPYKLEREQMGWTLDAAYVTDYSAVEYDVSSQGGTTTISSHTDPASFARAKDLRYVVQSEVEGAMGPEFIPFSEESDADSFADEYGGQVVAYGDIGEGLIGK; translated from the coding sequence ATGTGTGCTGGCGACCACGACGACTCCGCTGCGTTCGAGCGTGACGACCACCGCGACCGACACGACACCGACCAGCGACGGCGAACGATACTCCGGGCCAGCGCGCTCGGCGTCACGGCGTCGCTCGCGGGGTGTCTCGGAGGGCTGACGGGAGACGACGGCGAGGTCCCGGCCGCGGTCTCGCTCGCCGGAGGACTCGACTGTGACGTGTGCGGGATGGTCGTCGAGAAACACCCCGGCCCGAGCGGCCAGATATTCTACGACGGCAACGACCCCGAGGGCCACGACAACCCTGCTCGCTTCGACTCGCTGAAACGGTGTTTCTTTCCGTACAAACTCGAACGCGAACAGATGGGCTGGACCCTCGACGCCGCCTACGTCACCGACTACTCGGCGGTCGAGTACGACGTGTCCTCGCAAGGCGGCACGACGACCATCTCCTCGCACACCGACCCGGCGTCGTTCGCCCGCGCGAAAGACCTCCGGTACGTCGTCCAAAGCGAGGTCGAGGGCGCGATGGGACCGGAGTTCATTCCGTTCTCCGAGGAGTCCGACGCCGACTCCTTCGCCGACGAGTACGGCGGGCAGGTCGTCGCGTACGGCGACATCGGCGAGGGGCTAATCGGGAAGTAA
- a CDS encoding ABC transporter permease has protein sequence MNRRSLDRLFAVAGRELTTVARTRAFLALGGGFALVVAVLAWAADAVGYVPLVLDLLTPVEVLVPALALAFGYRAVLGDAERGELDVIRTYPVSRATFVLGVFLGRAAALLVAVIVPLLGAAVLVPLFGGVGTSVIASHAAADSPLVYLRFVVLASAFALVVMAAALAISATAGTTRAGLVVAVALGVALVVGFDAGIVAGLAGGVIPESGLELLVALSPNSAFRGLVLESVVGGLASGAPAASPLASVFGLLAWLVGALSVAVLTVWSGPRR, from the coding sequence ATGAACCGCCGTTCGCTCGACCGTCTGTTCGCGGTCGCGGGGAGAGAACTGACCACCGTGGCCCGGACGCGGGCGTTCCTCGCGCTCGGGGGAGGGTTCGCGCTCGTCGTCGCGGTGCTAGCGTGGGCCGCGGACGCGGTCGGCTACGTGCCGCTCGTGCTGGACCTGCTCACGCCCGTCGAGGTGCTGGTGCCCGCGCTGGCGCTGGCGTTCGGCTACCGGGCGGTGCTGGGCGACGCCGAGCGCGGCGAACTCGACGTGATTCGGACGTATCCGGTCTCGCGCGCGACGTTCGTTCTCGGTGTCTTCCTCGGCCGGGCGGCCGCGCTGTTGGTCGCGGTTATCGTGCCGCTGCTCGGGGCCGCGGTCCTCGTCCCGCTGTTCGGCGGAGTGGGTACGTCGGTCATCGCCTCCCACGCCGCGGCGGACTCGCCGCTGGTCTACCTGCGGTTCGTCGTCCTCGCGTCGGCGTTCGCGCTCGTGGTGATGGCCGCGGCGCTGGCTATTTCGGCGACCGCGGGGACGACCCGCGCGGGTCTCGTCGTCGCGGTGGCGCTCGGCGTCGCGCTCGTCGTCGGTTTCGACGCGGGCATCGTCGCGGGACTCGCGGGCGGCGTGATTCCCGAGTCCGGACTCGAACTCCTCGTCGCGCTGAGTCCCAACAGCGCGTTCCGAGGACTCGTGCTGGAGAGCGTCGTCGGCGGTCTCGCGTCAGGTGCGCCCGCCGCCTCGCCGCTCGCCAGCGTCTTCGGACTTCTCGCGTGGCTGGTCGGGGCGCTATCTGTCGCCGTCCTCACGGTGTGGTCGGGACCGCGTCGGTAG